A genomic stretch from Pontivivens ytuae includes:
- a CDS encoding flagellar biosynthetic protein FliR gives MSELIAALAEAAPLAESAILTFMLVFARVSATAALLPGFGSQMIPARIKLGVGLSFAAIVAPLVDVGTLPRDLASLATAIGIEIVAGLVLGLSIRLLVMALQFAGAIAAQATSIAQIMGPGAMPDPLPALGALLTLAGITLALTLGLHLRAAEAMVLSYDLIPPGRLPAAADVATWGTARVAETFALGLTLAAPFVLAALAYNIALGAINRAMPQLMVAFVGAPAITGGALLLLLVGGPLIITTWADAMAQLLADPLAIRP, from the coding sequence GTGAGCGAGCTGATCGCCGCCCTCGCGGAGGCCGCACCGCTCGCCGAGAGCGCGATCCTCACCTTCATGCTGGTCTTCGCCCGCGTCTCGGCCACCGCCGCACTGCTGCCGGGCTTCGGCTCACAGATGATCCCGGCGCGGATCAAGCTGGGCGTGGGCCTCTCCTTCGCCGCTATCGTGGCGCCCCTCGTCGATGTCGGCACCCTGCCCCGGGACCTCGCGAGCCTCGCCACCGCCATCGGGATCGAGATCGTGGCGGGCCTCGTGCTCGGCCTCTCGATCCGGCTGCTGGTGATGGCGCTGCAATTCGCCGGAGCGATCGCGGCGCAGGCGACCTCCATTGCGCAGATCATGGGGCCCGGCGCGATGCCTGATCCGCTCCCTGCCTTGGGGGCCCTGTTGACACTGGCAGGCATCACGCTCGCGTTGACGCTAGGGCTGCACTTGCGCGCGGCCGAGGCCATGGTGCTCAGCTATGACCTGATCCCGCCCGGCCGCCTGCCCGCCGCGGCCGACGTTGCGACCTGGGGCACCGCGCGGGTGGCGGAGACCTTCGCGCTTGGCCTGACGCTCGCCGCCCCCTTCGTGCTTGCAGCACTCGCCTACAACATCGCGCTCGGCGCCATCAACCGCGCGATGCCGCAGCTCATGGTCGCGTTCGTCGGCGCACCGGCGATCACCGGCGGCGCGCTCCTTTTGCTGCTCGTCGGCGGGCCGCTCATCATCACCACCTGGGCGGACGCGATGGCGCAGCTCCTCGCCGATCCGCTGGCGATCCGGCCATGA
- the flhA gene encoding flagellar biosynthesis protein FlhA, which yields MFAQLDIRQLYQPTVLLTVALMAVIVMMILPMPPVVLDMGLAASFGLAILIFTNTLFINRPLDFSAFPTILLASLMLRLSLNVSSTKLIIGEGHTGTGAAGGVIEGFAMFIMGGSVFLGLVVFGVLMIVNFIVITKGAGRMAEVGARFALDGMPGKQLAIDSDMAAGALSHAEAKERRRIEQEETTFFGSLDGASKFVKGDAIAGLLITLLNLVMGFSIGLFVHGMPAGQAIETYAILTVGDGLVSQIPAVIISIATALLLSKGGQAGSADKAILAQLGDYPVALGTVAALMLMFALVPGLPILPFLLGAALLAGAAFYAHQHRKAEEARKAAEAKQPAATPKERNLGDVLDLDEIHVKVAPDLVPVAMDAADGLDARIVNMRNHIAELYGLVIPEIRLTDDPGLDAGHYAILIQGVEVARSQVEPGHLLMLLGDERAALPPGRDVSEPVYGAPARWIPRDQQEEASRAGQTTITPAEVIATHLLEMVKTHFGRLFTRRALRKVLDAFTAPSDASRAEANRRMLDEYVPDRVPLEVLQTVLRLLLEERVSIRNLPLILEALSEAGAQATPTEMLVEHVRHRLGFQLTAELREADGTLPFIQLEPAWEETFRTHQIEGEGALPDIALPPEDFNRLASTVATQINKASETGRYPAIVTATRRRRFVSTVLAAKGIRNPVLSYDEIDRGVRPALVGTA from the coding sequence ATGTTCGCACAGCTCGACATCCGCCAGCTCTATCAACCGACGGTGCTGCTGACCGTCGCGCTGATGGCCGTCATCGTGATGATGATCCTGCCGATGCCGCCGGTGGTGCTCGACATGGGCCTCGCCGCGTCCTTCGGCCTCGCGATCCTGATCTTCACCAACACGCTCTTCATCAACCGCCCGCTCGATTTCTCGGCCTTCCCGACGATCCTGCTGGCGAGCCTGATGCTCCGCCTCTCGCTCAACGTCTCCTCCACCAAGCTGATCATTGGGGAGGGGCATACGGGCACAGGTGCTGCCGGCGGCGTGATCGAGGGCTTCGCCATGTTCATCATGGGCGGCTCGGTCTTTCTCGGCCTCGTCGTCTTCGGCGTTCTGATGATCGTGAATTTCATCGTGATCACGAAGGGCGCGGGCCGGATGGCAGAGGTCGGCGCCCGCTTCGCCCTCGACGGGATGCCGGGCAAGCAGCTCGCCATCGACAGCGACATGGCCGCAGGCGCGCTGAGCCATGCCGAAGCCAAGGAGCGGCGGCGAATCGAGCAGGAGGAGACGACGTTCTTCGGCTCCCTCGATGGCGCCTCGAAATTCGTGAAGGGCGACGCGATCGCGGGTCTGCTCATCACGCTTCTGAACCTGGTGATGGGCTTTTCCATCGGGCTGTTCGTACACGGGATGCCTGCAGGCCAAGCCATTGAAACCTATGCGATCCTGACAGTGGGCGACGGACTCGTCAGCCAGATCCCGGCCGTCATCATCTCCATCGCGACGGCCCTTCTGCTGTCGAAGGGCGGTCAGGCGGGCTCGGCGGACAAGGCGATCCTCGCGCAGCTCGGCGACTACCCGGTGGCGCTCGGCACGGTGGCCGCCCTGATGCTGATGTTCGCGCTGGTGCCCGGCCTGCCCATCCTGCCGTTCCTGCTGGGCGCGGCCCTCCTCGCCGGGGCCGCGTTCTACGCCCATCAGCACCGAAAGGCGGAGGAGGCGCGCAAGGCGGCCGAGGCGAAACAGCCCGCCGCCACGCCGAAGGAGCGCAACCTTGGTGACGTGCTCGACCTCGACGAGATCCATGTGAAGGTGGCACCCGACCTCGTGCCCGTCGCCATGGACGCCGCCGACGGGCTCGACGCGCGGATCGTCAACATGCGCAACCACATCGCGGAGCTCTATGGCCTCGTCATCCCGGAGATCCGGCTGACCGACGATCCGGGCCTCGATGCCGGCCACTACGCCATCCTGATCCAGGGCGTGGAGGTCGCGCGCAGCCAGGTCGAGCCCGGGCACCTCCTCATGCTGCTCGGCGACGAACGCGCCGCACTGCCACCGGGCCGCGACGTCTCCGAACCCGTCTACGGCGCGCCCGCCCGCTGGATCCCCCGCGATCAGCAGGAGGAGGCGAGCCGCGCCGGTCAGACCACCATCACGCCGGCGGAGGTCATCGCGACCCACCTCCTGGAGATGGTGAAGACCCATTTCGGCCGCCTCTTCACTCGGCGGGCACTGCGCAAGGTGCTCGACGCCTTCACCGCGCCCTCCGACGCGAGCCGGGCCGAGGCGAACCGCCGGATGCTCGACGAATACGTGCCGGATCGCGTGCCGCTGGAAGTACTCCAGACCGTCCTGCGCCTGCTGCTCGAAGAGCGCGTCTCGATCCGCAACCTGCCGCTGATCCTCGAGGCGCTCAGCGAGGCGGGCGCCCAGGCTACCCCGACGGAGATGCTGGTCGAGCATGTGCGCCACCGCCTCGGCTTTCAGCTCACCGCGGAGCTGCGCGAGGCCGACGGCACCCTGCCCTTCATCCAGCTCGAACCGGCGTGGGAGGAGACGTTCCGCACCCACCAGATCGAGGGCGAGGGCGCGCTGCCCGACATCGCGCTGCCGCCCGAGGACTTCAACCGCCTCGCCTCGACCGTCGCGACCCAGATCAACAAGGCGTCGGAGACCGGGCGCTATCCTGCCATCGTCACCGCGACACGGCGGCGACGCTTCGTCAGCACGGTGCTCGCGGCGAAGGGCATCCGCAATCCAGTCCTCTCCTATGACGAGATCGACCGTGGTGTGCGCCCCGCGCTGGTCGGCACCGCGTGA
- a CDS encoding lytic transglycosylase domain-containing protein, with protein MALRLFLTLAFLAARPLWADAALCDHAAATAARAHDVPLDVMRAITRTETGRPVDGALQPWPWTVNMEGAGHWFDTRAEAVAFARRHHNRGARSYDVGCFQLNWRWHGEAFASLDQMFEPQANADYAARYLRQHYERFGNWTEAAGRYHSGTPVHAERYATRFDDIRGGLSDAPPAPPGPQRTASLLRAANGPLLIAARGPLLGR; from the coding sequence ATGGCCCTGCGCCTGTTTCTGACCCTGGCCTTTCTGGCCGCGCGCCCGCTCTGGGCCGATGCTGCGCTCTGCGATCATGCTGCGGCCACCGCGGCGCGGGCGCATGACGTCCCGCTCGACGTCATGCGAGCCATCACGCGGACGGAGACGGGCCGCCCGGTGGACGGTGCGCTGCAGCCCTGGCCCTGGACCGTGAACATGGAAGGGGCCGGCCACTGGTTCGACACGCGGGCCGAGGCTGTCGCATTCGCCCGACGCCACCACAATCGTGGCGCGCGCAGCTACGATGTCGGCTGCTTCCAGCTCAACTGGCGCTGGCATGGCGAGGCCTTCGCGTCCCTCGACCAGATGTTCGAGCCGCAAGCCAATGCCGACTACGCCGCGCGCTACCTGCGCCAGCACTACGAACGCTTCGGCAACTGGACCGAGGCCGCGGGCCGCTATCACTCCGGCACCCCCGTCCATGCGGAACGCTATGCGACCCGCTTCGACGACATCCGCGGCGGGCTCTCAGACGCGCCCCCGGCGCCGCCCGGACCACAGCGCACTGCGTCCCTCCTGCGCGCCGCAAACGGGCCTCTGCTAATCGCCGCCCGCGGCCCGCTCCTGGGGCGCTGA
- a CDS encoding hydroxyacid dehydrogenase, whose amino-acid sequence MPDIVITEFMDEAAVNDLSREFDVLYDPGLVDRPDELAAMLPGARALIVRNRTQVRGELLASGIRCVGRLGVGLDNIDVDGCEARGIHVYPATGANDASVAEYVIATAMMLLRGAYHSTAEVAAGTWPRQALIGREVGGRTLGLIGYGSIARKTAARATALGMRVIAHDPYAQEADVELTDLYGLLGRADVISLHVPLTSDTRHLIDEEALAQVRKGAVLVNAARGGVVDEEALATALRTGRLAGAALDVFEDEPLAGGSVLADVPNLILTPHIAGVTEESNVRVSALIAERIRAHLTG is encoded by the coding sequence ATGCCCGATATCGTCATCACCGAGTTCATGGACGAGGCGGCGGTCAACGATCTCTCCCGCGAGTTCGACGTGCTCTACGATCCAGGCCTCGTGGACCGGCCCGACGAGCTTGCCGCCATGCTGCCGGGCGCGCGTGCACTGATCGTGCGCAACCGGACGCAGGTGCGCGGCGAGCTCTTGGCAAGCGGCATCCGCTGCGTCGGGAGGCTAGGCGTCGGCCTCGACAATATCGACGTCGATGGCTGTGAGGCGCGGGGCATCCACGTCTATCCGGCCACCGGGGCCAACGACGCCTCCGTCGCGGAATACGTTATCGCAACGGCGATGATGCTGCTGCGCGGCGCCTATCACTCGACCGCTGAGGTCGCTGCCGGGACATGGCCCCGGCAGGCCCTGATCGGGCGGGAGGTCGGCGGACGCACCCTCGGCCTGATCGGCTACGGCTCCATTGCGCGGAAGACCGCGGCACGAGCGACAGCGCTAGGGATGCGGGTCATCGCCCACGATCCCTACGCGCAGGAGGCCGATGTCGAGCTGACGGATCTCTACGGGCTGCTGGGCCGGGCGGACGTGATCTCGCTGCACGTGCCGCTCACCTCCGATACGCGCCACCTGATCGATGAGGAGGCGTTGGCGCAGGTGCGCAAGGGCGCGGTGCTGGTGAACGCGGCCCGCGGGGGCGTCGTGGATGAGGAGGCGCTGGCCACGGCGCTGCGCACCGGCCGCCTCGCCGGAGCCGCCCTCGATGTGTTCGAGGATGAGCCTCTGGCCGGCGGCAGCGTGCTCGCGGACGTGCCCAACCTGATCCTGACGCCGCATATCGCGGGCGTGACGGAGGAGAGTAATGTCCGCGTCTCCGCCCTGATCGCGGAGCGCATCCGCGCGCATCTCACCGGTTAA
- a CDS encoding Gfo/Idh/MocA family protein → MTLRYGIIGTGMMGHEHIRNIELLDDAQVVALSDPDRDMLYSAKKQAGGEARTYFTHQEMLAAGGLDALVIAAPNHLHHPIMLDALATDIPILCEKPLGISTHECEEIAGRAAIRKAPVWVAMEYRYMPPVARLIEEVEGGRAGSLRMLSIREHRFPFLDKVNHWNRFNAQTGGTLVEKCCHFFDLMRLILKSDPVRVFASGAGGVAHADEKIAGRVPDILDHAYVIVEFANNSRAMLDLCMFAEGSYWQEVISATGEKARIDAMVPGPARFAPGGVERASRLVISNRGTKQEEVHDIHVEKRVLAAGDHHGSTFFQHEKFARMIREQGAPEVGVRDGLLAVAVGAAAEESVRTGLPVTLPRMAMEGAA, encoded by the coding sequence ATGACCCTGCGCTACGGCATCATCGGCACCGGCATGATGGGCCACGAACACATCCGCAATATCGAGCTCCTGGACGATGCGCAGGTCGTAGCGCTGTCAGATCCCGACCGCGACATGCTCTATTCGGCGAAGAAGCAGGCGGGCGGCGAGGCCCGGACCTACTTCACTCATCAGGAGATGCTGGCGGCGGGCGGGCTGGATGCGCTGGTGATCGCCGCGCCCAACCACCTGCACCACCCGATCATGCTGGATGCGCTGGCGACCGACATCCCGATCCTCTGCGAAAAGCCGCTCGGCATCTCCACCCATGAATGCGAGGAGATCGCGGGACGCGCCGCCATCCGCAAGGCCCCGGTCTGGGTCGCGATGGAGTACCGCTACATGCCCCCCGTCGCCCGCCTGATCGAGGAGGTCGAGGGCGGCCGCGCGGGCTCGCTCAGGATGCTCTCGATCCGCGAGCACCGCTTCCCGTTCCTCGACAAGGTGAACCACTGGAACCGCTTCAACGCGCAGACCGGCGGCACGCTGGTAGAAAAGTGCTGCCACTTCTTCGACCTGATGCGGCTGATTTTGAAATCCGACCCGGTGCGGGTCTTTGCCTCGGGCGCCGGGGGCGTCGCCCACGCGGATGAGAAGATCGCGGGACGGGTGCCGGACATCCTCGACCACGCCTACGTCATCGTGGAATTTGCCAACAATTCCCGCGCGATGCTGGACCTCTGCATGTTCGCCGAGGGCTCCTATTGGCAGGAGGTGATCTCCGCCACCGGGGAGAAGGCGCGCATCGACGCAATGGTACCAGGCCCTGCGCGGTTCGCCCCGGGCGGGGTGGAACGCGCCTCCCGCCTCGTCATCTCCAACCGCGGGACGAAGCAGGAGGAGGTGCACGATATCCACGTGGAAAAGCGGGTGCTTGCGGCGGGCGATCACCACGGCTCCACCTTCTTTCAGCATGAGAAGTTCGCGCGGATGATCCGGGAGCAGGGCGCGCCGGAGGTCGGCGTGCGCGACGGTTTGCTCGCAGTTGCCGTGGGGGCCGCGGCAGAGGAATCGGTGCGCACTGGCCTGCCCGTCACCCTGCCCCGCATGGCCATGGAGGGCGCGGCCTGA
- a CDS encoding L-fucose/L-arabinose isomerase family protein → MARIGILPLGRPTFDVPFAEEKLVGMLAALDATGHEVVGPRALLFDAEATMAALDDLAAASIDQFLILQVTFTDASMTVAAANRFADVPLSIWAVPEPRLGGRLRLNAFCGLNLASHALGLNDRAFGWLYAEPDGAGLDDLLAGQRASGRLKAQPVPATASPTAEALKGRRIGRIGAHPDGFDTCAYDAEALRGLTGVEVEALELDTLFDTARAVDDTAATALRAEADARLDGLAEVDQTELDRSLRLKLALDQLRTDRKFDAFAIRCWPETFTEYGGAVCGPVSMLGEARVPCACEADVYGAVTQMMLQEAADAPVFLVDLVDMDSADNTGVVWHCGQAPASMAAAHPTATIHTNRKMPLLYEFALKPGRVTFVRLSQAHGETKLILSGGEVLDRPMAFTGTSGVVRFDRPADETLANVIDSGLEHHMALAYGDHRAALIEMAGALGLPVLEI, encoded by the coding sequence ATGGCCCGCATCGGCATATTGCCCCTGGGCCGCCCCACCTTCGACGTGCCCTTCGCGGAGGAGAAGCTGGTGGGCATGCTCGCGGCGCTGGACGCGACCGGGCACGAGGTGGTCGGCCCGCGCGCCCTGCTCTTCGATGCGGAAGCGACGATGGCGGCGCTGGATGATCTGGCGGCAGCGAGCATCGACCAGTTCCTGATCCTGCAGGTCACCTTCACCGACGCCTCGATGACCGTGGCCGCTGCGAACCGCTTCGCCGACGTGCCGCTGTCGATCTGGGCCGTGCCGGAGCCGCGGCTGGGCGGCCGACTCAGGCTCAACGCCTTCTGCGGGCTGAACCTCGCAAGCCACGCGCTCGGCCTGAACGACCGCGCTTTCGGGTGGCTCTACGCGGAACCGGATGGTGCGGGGCTCGACGATCTGCTCGCCGGGCAACGGGCGAGCGGGCGGCTTAAGGCGCAGCCGGTACCGGCGACCGCATCCCCCACCGCCGAGGCCCTGAAAGGCCGCCGCATCGGCCGGATCGGCGCTCATCCCGACGGGTTCGACACCTGCGCCTACGATGCCGAGGCCCTGCGCGGCCTGACCGGCGTCGAGGTGGAGGCGCTGGAACTCGACACCCTTTTCGACACCGCCCGCGCCGTCGATGACACCGCCGCCACAGCTCTGCGCGCCGAGGCCGACGCCCGGCTCGACGGCCTAGCTGAGGTCGATCAGACCGAGCTCGACCGCTCGCTGCGGCTGAAACTCGCCCTCGACCAGCTCCGGACCGACCGTAAGTTCGACGCCTTCGCCATCCGCTGTTGGCCCGAGACCTTCACCGAATATGGCGGTGCGGTCTGCGGCCCGGTCTCGATGCTCGGCGAGGCGCGCGTGCCCTGCGCCTGCGAGGCCGACGTCTACGGCGCCGTCACGCAGATGATGTTGCAGGAGGCCGCGGACGCGCCCGTCTTCCTGGTCGATCTCGTGGACATGGACAGCGCGGACAACACCGGCGTCGTCTGGCATTGCGGGCAGGCCCCGGCCTCGATGGCCGCGGCCCACCCCACCGCGACCATTCACACCAACCGCAAGATGCCGCTGCTCTACGAGTTCGCGCTGAAGCCCGGCCGCGTCACCTTCGTCCGCCTCTCCCAGGCCCATGGTGAGACCAAGCTGATCCTGAGCGGTGGCGAGGTGCTCGACCGGCCCATGGCCTTCACCGGCACCTCGGGCGTCGTCCGCTTCGACAGGCCCGCAGACGAGACGCTTGCGAACGTCATCGACAGCGGCCTCGAACACCACATGGCGCTCGCCTATGGCGATCACCGCGCCGCACTTATCGAGATGGCAGGTGCGCTCGGCCTGCCCGTTCTGGAGATCTGA
- a CDS encoding tagatose 1,6-diphosphate aldolase, with product MQLTPGKLWGMRRMADASGRFRMTAVDQRPPIKGPIAKHHSVDEAPWEEVAKFKTLLIETLQGESSAMLLDPHYAIPMGLDAYDPAKGLIVTLEDSLFQETPGGRLSSEIDDWSVGKIRRMGGDAVKVLAWYRPDASPDVLQAQKDFTKRIGEACARYDIPYLFELLVYPLAGDAHQTTDYVEQQGKKADHVLESVEEFAKPDYGVDVFKLESPVNASDVPEHDGEIQKLFDEMGRLAGRPWVMLSAGAGKAAFRNVLAHAYRAGASGYLAGRAIWLEAFGHYPDWDRMRADLEGDAVAYMRGLNELTSAEAMPWHDHPCFGGETGFLPADASFRHGYEDI from the coding sequence ATGCAATTGACGCCCGGTAAGCTTTGGGGGATGCGCCGGATGGCCGACGCGTCGGGCCGCTTCCGCATGACCGCCGTGGACCAGCGCCCGCCGATCAAGGGCCCGATCGCCAAGCATCACAGCGTGGATGAGGCCCCGTGGGAGGAGGTCGCGAAGTTCAAGACGCTGCTGATCGAGACCCTTCAGGGCGAGAGCTCCGCCATGCTGCTCGATCCACATTACGCGATCCCGATGGGGCTGGACGCCTATGACCCCGCGAAGGGCCTGATCGTGACGCTGGAGGACAGCCTGTTTCAAGAGACGCCGGGCGGTCGCCTGTCCTCCGAAATCGACGACTGGTCCGTGGGCAAGATCCGGCGGATGGGCGGCGACGCAGTCAAGGTGCTCGCCTGGTACCGGCCCGATGCCTCCCCCGACGTGCTACAGGCGCAGAAGGATTTCACCAAGCGCATCGGCGAGGCCTGCGCGAGGTACGACATCCCCTATCTTTTTGAATTGCTGGTTTACCCGCTGGCGGGCGACGCGCACCAGACCACCGACTATGTCGAGCAACAGGGAAAGAAGGCGGACCACGTCCTGGAATCGGTCGAGGAGTTCGCGAAGCCCGATTACGGCGTCGACGTCTTCAAGCTGGAAAGCCCGGTGAATGCCTCCGACGTGCCGGAGCATGACGGCGAGATTCAAAAGCTTTTCGACGAGATGGGCCGCCTCGCCGGTCGCCCCTGGGTCATGCTGAGTGCGGGCGCGGGCAAGGCCGCCTTCCGCAACGTGCTCGCCCACGCCTATCGCGCCGGGGCGTCTGGGTATCTCGCGGGCCGCGCGATCTGGCTGGAGGCCTTCGGGCACTACCCGGACTGGGACCGGATGCGCGCCGATCTGGAGGGCGACGCGGTCGCCTACATGCGCGGGCTCAACGAGTTGACCAGCGCCGAGGCGATGCCGTGGCACGACCACCCGTGTTTCGGCGGCGAGACCGGGTTTTTGCCCGCCGATGCCAGCTTCCGGCACGGCTACGAGGACATCTGA
- a CDS encoding PfkB family carbohydrate kinase: MMQILVAGQAVVDFIFEVDTLPTEPEKYRARGARIVGGGCAANAAVAISRLDGRAHLAARLAEDPVGQLIIAELQRERVGTYLTTKIQGASSSYSSVYIDRAGERQIMNFRGDGLPDEPDWSLPAIDAALADTRWAEGAIAAMKAARDADVPGVMDAEAPVVREALEIASHVAFSRQGLDEFLPDGTVEERLELAASLLGGWVCVTDGAQGVTWRQGDEGGHVPAFEVDVVDTLGAGDVWHGAFTLALAEGRGELAAMRFANAAAAIKCTRPGGRAGSPTRDETDSFLQENLHAIDAR; encoded by the coding sequence ATGATGCAGATCCTTGTCGCGGGCCAGGCCGTCGTCGACTTCATCTTCGAGGTCGACACCCTGCCGACCGAGCCCGAGAAGTACCGCGCCCGCGGCGCGCGCATCGTCGGCGGCGGCTGTGCCGCTAACGCCGCGGTCGCGATCTCCCGCCTCGACGGCCGGGCCCATCTCGCCGCCCGACTGGCGGAGGATCCCGTTGGCCAGCTCATCATCGCAGAGCTGCAGCGGGAGCGTGTGGGCACCTACCTGACCACCAAGATCCAGGGCGCCTCATCCTCCTACTCCTCCGTCTACATCGACAGGGCGGGCGAGCGGCAGATCATGAACTTCCGCGGCGACGGCCTGCCCGACGAGCCCGACTGGAGCCTGCCCGCCATCGACGCCGCACTCGCCGACACCCGCTGGGCCGAGGGCGCCATCGCCGCCATGAAGGCCGCGCGGGACGCCGACGTGCCCGGCGTGATGGACGCCGAAGCGCCCGTGGTTCGAGAGGCGTTGGAGATTGCCTCCCACGTCGCCTTCTCCCGCCAGGGCCTCGACGAGTTCCTGCCCGACGGCACGGTGGAGGAGCGGCTGGAGCTTGCCGCGAGCCTCCTCGGCGGCTGGGTCTGCGTGACCGACGGTGCGCAGGGCGTGACCTGGCGGCAGGGTGACGAGGGCGGGCACGTCCCCGCCTTCGAGGTGGACGTGGTCGACACGCTGGGCGCCGGGGATGTCTGGCACGGCGCCTTCACCCTCGCGCTGGCCGAGGGGCGCGGCGAGCTGGCCGCGATGCGCTTTGCCAACGCGGCCGCCGCGATCAAATGCACCCGTCCGGGGGGCCGCGCGGGCAGCCCGACGCGGGACGAGACCGACAGCTTTCTTCAGGAGAACCTGCATGCAATTGACGCCCGGTAA
- a CDS encoding cytochrome-c peroxidase, with the protein MASTLILSAGTAAAQVPIDPADYVPADPAQAEIGRLLFFDPILSGNRNIACATCHHHDFAGGDGLPLGIGEGGEGLGTERVALAETPVEKRVPRNAPALFNLGHTSVEVLFHDGRLSVSELYGNGFNSPAEEWLPQGLDNIVAAQALFPLTSEVEMAGSPEENEVAGAAYDRIDNVWPILAKRVRIIPEYGDAFVAAFDHIETSEQVTIVEIANALAAFITLEWRSHDSPYDRFLAGDEAALSEAQRRGLDLFFGEAGCAACHSGPLLTDQQFHALALPHFGPGRTRRFDPYARDVGRMGESDRLEDAYRFRTPSLRNVALTAPYGHNGAYATLEGIVRHHLDPQASFDEWAEDAVALPDIPWVAGGDFLSFQDSRERARLRSAVDLEPLELSEDAIADILSFLNALTGETALTGRLGPPEAVPSGLPVEVRR; encoded by the coding sequence GTGGCCTCAACCCTGATCCTGAGCGCGGGCACCGCCGCGGCGCAGGTGCCGATCGATCCGGCGGATTATGTGCCTGCCGATCCCGCGCAGGCGGAGATCGGGCGGCTGCTCTTCTTCGACCCGATCCTGTCGGGCAACCGCAACATCGCGTGCGCGACCTGCCACCACCACGATTTCGCGGGCGGCGACGGCCTGCCGCTCGGCATCGGCGAGGGCGGCGAGGGGCTGGGGACCGAGCGCGTGGCATTGGCCGAAACGCCCGTTGAAAAGCGGGTGCCCCGCAATGCACCCGCCCTCTTCAACCTCGGGCATACCAGCGTCGAGGTGCTGTTCCACGACGGACGGCTGAGCGTGTCGGAGCTCTACGGCAACGGCTTCAACTCCCCGGCGGAGGAATGGCTGCCCCAGGGCCTCGACAACATCGTGGCCGCCCAGGCGCTGTTCCCGCTCACCTCCGAAGTCGAGATGGCCGGCAGTCCGGAGGAGAACGAGGTCGCAGGCGCCGCCTATGATCGCATCGACAACGTCTGGCCGATCCTCGCCAAGCGCGTGCGGATCATCCCGGAATACGGCGACGCCTTCGTCGCGGCCTTCGACCATATCGAGACGTCGGAGCAGGTGACGATCGTCGAGATCGCCAACGCCCTCGCCGCCTTCATCACGCTGGAATGGCGCAGTCATGACAGCCCCTATGACCGCTTCCTCGCGGGCGACGAGGCTGCGCTGAGCGAGGCGCAGCGCCGCGGCCTCGACCTCTTCTTTGGCGAGGCGGGCTGTGCGGCCTGCCATTCTGGGCCGCTTCTGACCGATCAGCAGTTCCACGCGTTGGCGCTCCCCCATTTCGGCCCAGGCCGCACCCGCCGCTTCGACCCTTACGCCCGCGACGTCGGCCGGATGGGCGAGAGCGACCGGCTGGAGGATGCCTACCGCTTCCGCACGCCGAGCTTGCGCAACGTCGCGCTGACCGCGCCCTACGGCCACAACGGCGCCTACGCGACGCTGGAGGGGATCGTGCGCCATCACCTCGATCCGCAAGCGTCGTTTGACGAGTGGGCGGAGGACGCGGTGGCCCTACCCGATATCCCATGGGTCGCGGGCGGCGACTTCCTGAGCTTCCAGGACAGCCGTGAGCGGGCGCGCCTGCGGTCGGCCGTCGATCTGGAGCCCCTCGAACTCAGCGAGGACGCCATCGCCGACATCCTCTCCTTCCTAAACGCCCTGACCGGCGAGACGGCGCTCACGGGACGGCTTGGCCCGCCCGAGGCCGTACCCTCCGGCCTGCCGGTGGAGGTGCGCAGATGA
- a CDS encoding tetratricopeptide repeat protein — MPLFRAALMGAMLAASPLFAEIERGRDLMEEGRFEEAMAEFLPAARAGNADAEELIGVMYAMGLGVERDDMRAFDWYLRSAMKGHPGAQSGIGWYYEVGRGTPVDLVRAYMWYTLSAIGGDPDAAISLEEVVKKMTPEQIEQALVMVDDYKPWLYPFR, encoded by the coding sequence ATGCCCCTGTTTCGCGCCGCCCTGATGGGCGCCATGCTCGCCGCGAGCCCGCTTTTCGCCGAGATCGAGCGCGGCCGCGACCTGATGGAGGAGGGGCGCTTTGAGGAGGCGATGGCCGAGTTCCTGCCCGCGGCCCGTGCCGGCAACGCCGATGCGGAGGAACTGATCGGGGTGATGTACGCCATGGGCCTCGGCGTCGAGCGCGATGACATGCGCGCCTTCGACTGGTACCTGCGCTCCGCCATGAAGGGGCATCCGGGCGCGCAGTCGGGCATCGGCTGGTACTACGAGGTCGGGCGCGGCACGCCGGTCGACCTGGTGCGCGCTTACATGTGGTACACGCTCAGCGCCATCGGCGGCGATCCGGACGCGGCGATCTCCCTCGAGGAAGTGGTGAAGAAAATGACGCCGGAACAAATCGAGCAGGCCCTTGTGATGGTCGATGACTACAAGCCCTGGCTCTATCCGTTCCGGTAG